From one Sparus aurata chromosome 16, fSpaAur1.1, whole genome shotgun sequence genomic stretch:
- the lbh gene encoding protein LBH isoform X1 — protein MSVYSPQIYCPVFVPGRDMTEVMITSTPMEDMRLSPSKDRLSFQIFPDPSDFDRCCKLKDRLPSIVVEPTEGEVESGELRWPPEEFLVSEEEEEEEEEEEQNNGSIPNGQPMQNSQH, from the exons ATGTCTGTATATTCCCCGCAGATCTACTG CCCAGTGTTTGTGCCCGGCCGAGATATGACTGAGGTGATGATCACCAGCACCCCCATGGAGGACATGAGGCTCAGCCCCAGCAAGGACAGACTCTCCTTCCAG ATATTCCCCGACCCGTCAGACTTCGACCGTTGCTGTAAGCTCAAAGATCGCCTGCCGTCCATCGTGGTTGAGCCGACGGAGGGAGAGGTCGAGAGCGGGGAGCTCCGCTGGCCCCCGGAGGAGTTTCTGGTCagcgaagaagaggaggaggaggaggaagaagaggagcagaataACGGCAGTATCCCAAACGGACAGCCGATGCAGAATTCTCAGCACTAG
- the lbh gene encoding protein LBH isoform X2, translating to MTEVMITSTPMEDMRLSPSKDRLSFQIFPDPSDFDRCCKLKDRLPSIVVEPTEGEVESGELRWPPEEFLVSEEEEEEEEEEEQNNGSIPNGQPMQNSQH from the exons ATGACTGAGGTGATGATCACCAGCACCCCCATGGAGGACATGAGGCTCAGCCCCAGCAAGGACAGACTCTCCTTCCAG ATATTCCCCGACCCGTCAGACTTCGACCGTTGCTGTAAGCTCAAAGATCGCCTGCCGTCCATCGTGGTTGAGCCGACGGAGGGAGAGGTCGAGAGCGGGGAGCTCCGCTGGCCCCCGGAGGAGTTTCTGGTCagcgaagaagaggaggaggaggaggaagaagaggagcagaataACGGCAGTATCCCAAACGGACAGCCGATGCAGAATTCTCAGCACTAG